In Streptomyces sp. NBC_01408, one DNA window encodes the following:
- a CDS encoding SCO4848 family membrane protein, with protein sequence MKLSRATSWFLLAFGVWSWFIWVSFVRNLWKNGSGLAFDAAGDPTSYFWVHLILAVSSFLLGTAVGVIGLRGVRALRRASRTGTGAGTGRGAGTDTGSGTGAGA encoded by the coding sequence ATGAAACTGAGCCGTGCCACCTCCTGGTTCCTGCTCGCCTTCGGGGTGTGGAGCTGGTTCATCTGGGTGTCTTTCGTCCGGAACCTGTGGAAGAACGGCAGTGGCCTCGCGTTCGATGCGGCGGGTGACCCCACTTCCTACTTCTGGGTGCACCTGATCCTCGCGGTGAGCTCCTTCCTCCTGGGGACGGCCGTCGGAGTGATCGGGTTGCGCGGGGTACGGGCGCTGCGGCGGGCATCACGTACGGGCACAGGTGCAGGTACGGGCAGGGGCGCGGGTACGGACACCGGCTCGGGCACGGGGGCCGGCGCATGA
- a CDS encoding D-alanyl-D-alanine carboxypeptidase family protein, which produces MSAKKTALTVLSAALLVPAMLVAPAHAAPPPSAPPADGKGQPAKAPAAPAPPVSMSTVGGSLLGQPGTQVNLLPGAPALPTSLTGRSWIVADAESGEVLAAHNAHWRLPPASTMKMLFADTVLPSLPKDQVHKVTDEDMEGVGPGSSLVGVKEDHEYSVHDLWLGVFLRSGNDAVHVLSAMNGGIDKTVKDMQAHAEELQALDTHVVSPDGYDSPEQVSSAYDLTLIARSGLQKQDFREYCGTVEAKFPGLQESGKPRDFFEIQNTNRLMTGAGGISPYKGIAGVKNGNTTMAGSTFTGAAQQGKRKLLVTVMNPGAGGANSVYEETAALFDWGFAAAGKVKPVGELVPPKGADTTSHGSPAQSHENNPSANGAGAGGGAGTALGVAGGALAVLAGGAFVVNRRWPRGRRSRGDELV; this is translated from the coding sequence GTGTCTGCCAAAAAGACCGCGCTGACGGTCCTTTCCGCCGCGCTGCTGGTCCCCGCGATGCTCGTGGCGCCCGCACACGCCGCGCCGCCGCCCTCCGCGCCGCCGGCCGACGGGAAGGGCCAGCCGGCGAAGGCCCCGGCGGCGCCCGCGCCCCCGGTGTCGATGTCCACCGTCGGCGGCTCCCTGCTCGGCCAGCCGGGCACGCAGGTGAACCTGCTGCCGGGTGCCCCCGCCCTGCCGACGAGCCTCACCGGGCGGTCCTGGATCGTGGCGGACGCGGAATCGGGCGAGGTCCTGGCCGCGCACAACGCGCACTGGCGGCTCCCGCCGGCCTCCACCATGAAGATGCTCTTCGCGGACACCGTGCTGCCCAGCCTCCCCAAGGACCAGGTCCACAAGGTCACCGACGAGGACATGGAGGGCGTCGGTCCGGGCAGCAGCCTGGTCGGGGTCAAGGAGGACCACGAGTACAGCGTCCACGACCTGTGGCTCGGGGTGTTCCTGCGGTCGGGGAACGACGCCGTGCACGTACTTTCGGCCATGAACGGCGGCATCGACAAGACCGTCAAGGACATGCAGGCGCACGCCGAGGAACTCCAGGCCCTGGACACCCATGTGGTCTCCCCCGACGGGTACGACTCCCCGGAGCAGGTCTCCAGCGCGTACGACCTGACCCTCATCGCCCGTTCGGGGCTGCAGAAGCAGGACTTCCGGGAGTACTGCGGCACGGTCGAGGCCAAGTTCCCGGGCCTCCAGGAGTCAGGGAAGCCGCGCGACTTCTTCGAGATCCAGAACACCAACAGGCTGATGACGGGCGCGGGCGGCATCTCCCCCTACAAGGGCATCGCCGGAGTGAAGAACGGCAACACCACCATGGCCGGCTCCACCTTCACCGGAGCGGCCCAGCAGGGCAAGAGGAAGCTGCTGGTCACGGTGATGAACCCGGGCGCGGGCGGGGCCAACTCGGTGTACGAGGAGACCGCCGCGCTCTTCGACTGGGGCTTCGCGGCGGCGGGGAAGGTCAAGCCGGTGGGTGAACTGGTGCCGCCGAAGGGCGCGGACACCACCTCCCACGGCTCCCCCGCCCAGTCGCACGAGAACAACCCGTCGGCGAACGGTGCCGGGGCGGGCGGCGGGGCAGGAACCGCACTCGGCGTGGCGGGCGGGGCGCTGGCCGTCCTGGCGGGCGGCGCCTTCGTGGTGAACCGCCGCTGGCCGCGCGGCCGCCGGAGCCGGGGCGACGAGCTGGTCTAG
- a CDS encoding YihY/virulence factor BrkB family protein, producing the protein MDWLTKTPVIGPLAARLMRTHAWRSYERLDRVHWTRLAAAITFISFLALFPLITVAAAVGAALLSQEQLDTLQKNLSEQVPGISEQLDLDGLVANAGTVGLVAGVILLFTGIGWIGSMRDCLLAVWEKDDEDQGNPIVRKGKDGLVLLGLGAVGLASAAASVFGASAVGKSAAWLGIPREGAGGALLRTGAFIVGVLAAFLLLLYVLTLLPGVQPSRRRLIQAALIGAAGFELLKLLLSGYMREVAAKSMYGAFGVPIALLLWINFTAKLLLFVASWTATRDDADGDGAEDPPEPAPAQDPVSGPDQDPGAAPARP; encoded by the coding sequence GACGCACGCGTGGCGCTCCTACGAACGCCTCGACCGCGTGCACTGGACCCGGCTGGCCGCCGCGATCACCTTCATCAGCTTCCTCGCGCTCTTCCCGCTGATCACCGTGGCCGCCGCCGTCGGCGCGGCACTGCTCAGCCAGGAACAGCTCGACACGCTCCAGAAGAACCTCTCCGAACAGGTCCCCGGCATCTCCGAGCAGCTCGACCTCGACGGGCTCGTCGCCAACGCGGGCACCGTCGGCCTCGTCGCCGGCGTGATCCTGCTCTTCACCGGCATCGGCTGGATCGGCTCGATGCGCGACTGCCTGCTCGCGGTGTGGGAGAAGGACGACGAGGACCAGGGCAACCCCATCGTCCGCAAGGGCAAGGACGGCCTCGTCCTCCTCGGCCTCGGCGCCGTCGGCCTGGCCTCGGCCGCCGCCTCGGTCTTCGGGGCCAGCGCGGTCGGGAAGTCCGCCGCATGGCTGGGCATCCCGCGCGAGGGCGCGGGCGGCGCGCTGCTGCGCACCGGGGCCTTCATCGTCGGCGTCCTGGCCGCCTTCCTGCTGCTGCTCTACGTGCTGACCCTGCTGCCCGGCGTCCAGCCGTCGCGGCGCCGCCTGATCCAGGCGGCCCTCATCGGCGCGGCGGGCTTCGAACTGCTGAAGCTGCTGCTCAGCGGCTACATGCGGGAGGTGGCCGCGAAGAGCATGTACGGGGCCTTCGGCGTGCCGATCGCCCTGCTGCTGTGGATCAACTTCACGGCCAAGCTGCTGCTGTTCGTCGCTTCCTGGACGGCGACGCGCGACGACGCCGACGGGGACGGCGCCGAGGATCCCCCGGAGCCCGCCCCGGCCCAGGACCCGGTATCCGGCCCCGACCAGGACCCGGGAGCGGCGCCCGCCAGGCCCTAG